A genome region from Archaeoglobus fulgidus DSM 4304 includes the following:
- a CDS encoding CBS domain-containing protein, translating to MDAETLKELIRDDFEVINANETVSKLFPMLEKLDRDKANAILVEEDGKIVGVVREKDLIRGSVLKNPHETKVKSLLVRTGKIDLNELDPYKVARRFVEDSTPFVIVQIDDKRVGVIYINDFLSALKDEFKDVKVREVMNPEVITVRRFDSAAKALSVMRTHGIDRVVVVDENNKVIGILTGKDVVDRVISPRKRARMGDSSGEKEKTLSIMVESIMSSPVVSVSRNDSVAEVIDLMVENRISSVVVTRDGLPDGIVIKKDILEYYLKKESRKEFNVQISTADITLDEFDREAILEDVEKLMRKFSDFLGESFLFIYIKRHKEHFRNLPLIHVRLKLASEKGNFMVSGESWGVEYAVHVALKKLEREILKEKELLEDKRMIKRFYEEVLEY from the coding sequence AAGCTGTTTCCGATGCTTGAAAAGCTGGACAGGGATAAGGCAAATGCGATACTTGTGGAGGAAGACGGAAAAATAGTCGGTGTTGTTAGGGAAAAGGACCTGATCAGGGGGAGTGTTTTGAAAAACCCCCATGAAACTAAGGTTAAATCCCTTCTTGTAAGAACGGGAAAAATTGATTTGAACGAGCTTGACCCCTACAAAGTTGCGAGGAGGTTTGTTGAAGACTCCACACCCTTCGTTATAGTCCAGATTGACGATAAAAGGGTTGGAGTCATCTACATTAACGACTTCCTAAGCGCCCTTAAGGACGAGTTTAAGGACGTGAAGGTCAGAGAAGTGATGAATCCAGAGGTAATCACAGTAAGGAGGTTCGACAGCGCCGCTAAAGCGCTTTCGGTGATGAGAACTCACGGAATTGACAGGGTTGTGGTTGTGGATGAGAACAACAAGGTAATTGGAATTCTCACAGGCAAAGATGTAGTGGACAGGGTTATCTCCCCGAGAAAGAGAGCAAGGATGGGAGATTCGAGCGGAGAGAAGGAGAAGACACTATCGATCATGGTGGAGAGCATAATGAGCTCTCCGGTGGTCTCGGTTAGCAGGAACGACAGCGTTGCAGAGGTCATCGACCTAATGGTTGAGAACAGAATTTCGAGCGTTGTTGTTACCAGAGACGGCCTGCCCGACGGCATTGTAATAAAGAAGGACATTCTGGAGTACTACCTTAAGAAGGAGTCGAGAAAGGAGTTCAACGTTCAGATTTCGACTGCAGACATAACACTCGATGAGTTCGATAGGGAAGCAATATTGGAGGACGTGGAGAAGCTGATGAGAAAGTTTTCCGACTTTCTCGGAGAGTCCTTCTTGTTTATCTACATAAAGAGGCACAAGGAGCATTTCCGCAATCTGCCTCTGATTCACGTCAGGCTGAAGCTCGCAAGCGAGAAGGGTAACTTCATGGTCAGTGGCGAGAGCTGGGGAGTGGAGTACGCCGTCCATGTGGCGCTGAAGAAGCTCGAAAGAGAGATACTGAAGGAGAAAGAGCTGCTGGAAGACAAAAGAATGATAAAAAGGTTCTACGAAGAAGTTCTCGAATACTAA
- the hisD gene encoding histidinol dehydrogenase, translating to MEEILRLRRSVSIDDYIEKVKPIVEAVKREGDKAVIRFTRDLDGVELDSLRVTEDEFEKAYDAVDDGLIDALEVAKENIYRFHYVTSVERDMKVEFEDCVMGKIYTPIEKVGAYIPGGRASYPSTALMIGVPAKIAGVEKLVACTPPNKDGKVNPLTLVALDIAEFDEVYKAGGAQAIAAMAYGTETVEKVYKIVGPGNIYVTAAKLLVAKDVAIDMPAGPSEILVIADETANADFIACDCLAQLEHDPMAVAVVLTTSRKVADEVEKKVKSEGDFSNFAVFVVEDLAEAFEISNEFAPEHLTVAVKNPEEWLGKVRNAGSVFLGNFSPVAAGDYASGTNHVLPTAGYAKIYGGLSVESFLKHFTFQMLSEESMRRIGGDVVKIAEAEGLRWHAESVRKRLEKI from the coding sequence ATGGAGGAAATTCTGAGGCTCAGAAGGAGTGTCAGCATTGACGATTACATTGAAAAGGTAAAGCCAATCGTTGAGGCCGTCAAAAGGGAGGGAGATAAAGCTGTAATCCGATTTACGAGGGATTTGGACGGAGTCGAGCTTGACAGCCTGAGAGTTACGGAGGATGAGTTTGAGAAGGCTTATGATGCGGTGGATGACGGCCTCATTGACGCTCTTGAAGTGGCGAAGGAGAACATCTACAGGTTCCACTACGTCACATCAGTTGAGAGGGATATGAAGGTTGAGTTCGAGGACTGCGTTATGGGGAAAATCTACACCCCCATAGAGAAGGTTGGCGCTTACATTCCAGGCGGGAGAGCAAGCTATCCATCAACGGCCTTAATGATAGGCGTTCCGGCAAAGATTGCGGGAGTTGAGAAACTGGTCGCCTGCACCCCTCCCAACAAGGATGGTAAAGTAAACCCACTAACCCTCGTTGCCCTCGATATTGCCGAATTTGATGAGGTTTACAAGGCAGGCGGAGCGCAGGCGATAGCGGCCATGGCATACGGAACCGAAACTGTTGAGAAGGTTTACAAGATTGTGGGGCCTGGAAACATCTACGTCACAGCGGCCAAGCTTCTTGTGGCAAAGGATGTGGCAATAGACATGCCTGCAGGCCCTTCGGAAATTCTCGTTATAGCGGACGAAACTGCTAATGCGGACTTCATAGCCTGCGACTGCCTCGCTCAGCTTGAGCACGACCCGATGGCAGTGGCTGTGGTTCTCACAACCTCCCGGAAAGTTGCCGACGAGGTGGAAAAAAAGGTCAAATCGGAAGGAGATTTCAGCAACTTCGCCGTTTTCGTTGTTGAGGACTTGGCGGAGGCCTTTGAAATTTCGAACGAATTTGCTCCGGAGCACCTCACGGTAGCGGTTAAAAATCCGGAGGAATGGCTCGGGAAAGTCAGAAATGCTGGCAGCGTTTTTCTCGGAAACTTCTCTCCCGTCGCAGCAGGAGACTACGCCTCTGGAACGAACCACGTTTTACCCACTGCAGGCTACGCCAAGATTTACGGCGGCCTGAGCGTTGAGAGCTTTCTGAAGCACTTCACCTTCCAGATGCTGAGCGAGGAGAGCATGAGGAGAATTGGAGGGGATGTAGTAAAAATTGCAGAAGCTGAAGGGTTGAGGTGGCATGCGGAGAGTGTGAGAAAAAGGTTGGAAAAAATTTAG
- a CDS encoding TrmB family transcriptional regulator has translation MDEIIEVLKRLGFRDYEARVYATLATRGEATASEIHRVSGVPRNKVYEVLRSLEDRGMIETIKSSPAVFRAIDPESVLEEYKEQLVSAVDTAIRSIRESEDFSTLHPVWCVRGLAGIKNRAKAMLQRSEEVFVITAKRVYLDMILKIKSPEDITVVTDNAEKFSDLSVKTLELKKEFSGIFNDAVIDGVRYRFELLLISGYESFGVYRAGDELLGVSISLPIIILFQRMIFLGLLAK, from the coding sequence ATGGATGAAATAATAGAGGTTCTGAAAAGGCTCGGATTCAGGGATTACGAGGCGAGAGTTTACGCAACCCTCGCCACGAGGGGTGAGGCTACGGCAAGCGAAATTCACAGAGTCAGCGGAGTCCCGCGGAACAAAGTTTACGAAGTTCTCAGGTCGCTTGAAGACAGGGGGATGATTGAGACGATAAAAAGCTCCCCAGCCGTTTTCAGGGCGATAGACCCTGAAAGCGTTCTTGAGGAATACAAGGAGCAGCTTGTCAGCGCCGTCGATACAGCCATCAGAAGCATAAGGGAGTCCGAGGACTTCTCAACCCTTCACCCCGTGTGGTGTGTCAGAGGTCTTGCAGGAATAAAGAACAGAGCAAAGGCCATGCTCCAGAGAAGTGAAGAGGTTTTTGTCATCACCGCCAAGAGAGTGTACCTCGACATGATTCTAAAAATCAAGAGTCCTGAGGATATTACGGTCGTTACCGATAACGCTGAAAAATTTTCAGACCTGAGCGTAAAAACCCTTGAGCTGAAAAAGGAGTTTTCAGGCATTTTCAACGATGCTGTCATTGATGGGGTCCGATACCGCTTTGAGCTCCTCCTCATCTCAGGCTACGAGTCCTTCGGCGTTTACAGAGCTGGAGACGAGCTTCTTGGCGTGAGCATAAGCCTTCCGATAATCATACTCTTTCAGAGGATGATCTTCCTCGGACTTCTGGCAAAGTGA
- a CDS encoding COG1361 S-layer family protein: MRAPLLATAVAFLLIYPAVAQEISASIDFHASVAGSNVLHPGDKKAITIVLSCEVVGWLDNPLPINENTSNILPMLTTAKSVILEPRNSQIEVESESILVGDVPCGRAIPVSVVVSVDKDIYEGKRALYFDITYSKAKMVPVGNNYTINFETGLETSVDVEFEVKKKDYDFDVISITSDLVAGREGVLKVKLENTGEKALEDAIFILNATPPLMVEPKAMSVYAGNLDAGESFEAMFKVYVPEGVFQQSYPAEVVAVFRTSSGMPYKLSKPIGLKIEGAGYFEVEKIGEFLSPAKTLRVEQSVQIPSIPLLQQQSSEQKMSNVVTIPSRGYLALRITNTGDEIRDAFAVLSFDNPLLKSTSTPYLGEVKRGESRDVVFYITSSAPPGSYLGYVVVKYRDEYGDEAFGPKIYVSVNVSPAPALKVSKVETSNLGIGLVGEVKLSFAQSDARNVKLYLLSPDSTVSPVTSSSYVESSGDTATFRVKVSNDAVAGNHLLYLVETFDDDFASDLVSVEEFPIYVAPKLAAFQLVSVRSDLNPDSTGDVVVELKNAGNAEIYNAVVMLEVSPPLSIAGTGTFGGMLGESQPGEYFVGTVKPGDVVTARFRVDVDKDAGEGSYPASIKVKYYDESNYEHTSNSIVVSLEVKPSPPYILYAAICIAAIGFIIAAAFVRKRRKQ, translated from the coding sequence ATGCGTGCGCCATTACTCGCGACAGCCGTCGCGTTCCTTCTCATCTATCCCGCGGTGGCCCAAGAAATTTCAGCAAGTATCGATTTTCACGCAAGCGTTGCCGGAAGCAATGTTCTGCATCCCGGGGATAAGAAGGCTATAACAATCGTTCTCAGTTGCGAGGTAGTAGGGTGGTTGGATAATCCTCTTCCAATTAACGAAAACACCTCAAACATACTACCAATGCTTACAACTGCAAAATCAGTCATTCTTGAACCCAGAAACTCCCAGATCGAAGTGGAAAGCGAGAGTATTCTCGTAGGAGATGTACCATGTGGCAGAGCAATACCTGTTAGCGTCGTTGTTAGCGTTGATAAGGACATCTACGAGGGAAAGCGCGCCCTATATTTCGACATCACTTACTCGAAAGCGAAAATGGTTCCTGTGGGGAATAACTACACAATAAACTTTGAAACTGGTCTGGAGACTTCAGTTGATGTGGAATTTGAAGTGAAGAAAAAGGACTATGATTTCGATGTAATCTCAATCACATCAGACCTCGTCGCAGGAAGGGAGGGGGTTTTGAAAGTTAAGCTGGAAAACACCGGTGAGAAGGCCTTGGAGGATGCAATCTTCATTTTAAACGCAACACCACCTCTGATGGTCGAGCCGAAGGCGATGAGCGTTTATGCCGGTAATCTCGATGCTGGGGAGTCCTTTGAGGCGATGTTCAAGGTTTACGTTCCGGAAGGTGTTTTCCAGCAGTCCTATCCTGCAGAAGTTGTGGCAGTTTTTCGAACATCTTCCGGAATGCCGTACAAGCTCTCAAAGCCCATCGGCCTGAAAATTGAGGGTGCAGGTTATTTCGAGGTCGAGAAGATTGGAGAGTTTCTAAGTCCTGCCAAAACCTTAAGAGTTGAGCAGAGCGTCCAGATTCCATCAATTCCGTTGCTTCAGCAGCAGAGTTCGGAGCAGAAAATGAGCAACGTCGTGACAATTCCTTCAAGAGGCTACCTTGCGTTGAGAATAACCAACACCGGCGATGAGATCAGGGATGCCTTTGCAGTCCTGAGCTTCGACAATCCTCTTTTGAAGTCCACCAGCACACCCTACCTCGGAGAGGTGAAGAGGGGGGAGAGCAGGGATGTTGTGTTCTACATCACCTCCTCCGCCCCACCGGGAAGCTACCTCGGCTACGTGGTTGTGAAATACCGGGATGAGTACGGGGATGAGGCATTCGGCCCGAAAATTTACGTAAGCGTTAACGTCAGCCCCGCTCCCGCTCTGAAAGTTTCAAAGGTCGAGACGTCGAATCTCGGCATCGGTCTCGTTGGAGAGGTGAAGCTCAGCTTTGCTCAGTCAGATGCTAGAAACGTAAAGCTCTACCTGCTCTCCCCAGACTCAACCGTCAGTCCAGTAACATCATCCTCCTACGTCGAAAGCTCCGGCGATACGGCAACGTTCAGAGTGAAAGTTTCAAACGACGCCGTTGCGGGAAATCATCTCCTTTACCTCGTCGAGACCTTTGACGATGATTTTGCGAGTGACCTTGTCAGCGTTGAGGAGTTTCCGATTTACGTCGCTCCAAAGCTCGCGGCGTTTCAGTTAGTGTCGGTTAGGAGTGATTTGAATCCCGATTCGACAGGAGATGTGGTGGTTGAGCTCAAGAACGCCGGGAATGCTGAAATCTACAACGCGGTGGTCATGCTCGAGGTATCCCCGCCGCTCAGCATCGCAGGCACGGGAACTTTCGGCGGTATGCTCGGAGAATCACAGCCCGGTGAGTACTTCGTTGGAACGGTGAAGCCCGGAGATGTTGTTACCGCACGCTTCAGAGTTGATGTTGACAAGGATGCAGGCGAGGGAAGCTATCCAGCATCGATAAAGGTTAAGTACTACGACGAAAGCAACTACGAGCACACATCCAACTCCATTGTCGTATCCCTTGAAGTCAAGCCGTCTCCACCTTACATTCTTTACGCTGCGATTTGCATCGCTGCAATCGGTTTCATCATAGCCGCAGCATTCGTGAGGAAAAGAAGAAAGCAGTAA
- a CDS encoding nascent polypeptide-associated complex protein yields the protein MLPMNPKQMKKMMKQMGIEMEELDAEEVIIRTSDEELIFRNPNVSKISARGVETFQIVGEYEVVKRPPKISEDDIKLIMEQANVDEETARRALEEAGGDLAEALMKLQE from the coding sequence ATGCTTCCGATGAACCCAAAGCAGATGAAAAAGATGATGAAGCAGATGGGAATAGAAATGGAGGAACTCGATGCCGAGGAGGTTATTATCAGAACGAGTGATGAGGAGCTCATTTTCCGCAACCCTAACGTTTCCAAGATTTCCGCGAGGGGAGTTGAGACGTTCCAGATTGTTGGGGAGTATGAGGTTGTAAAGAGGCCGCCGAAAATAAGCGAGGATGATATCAAGCTCATAATGGAGCAGGCCAACGTTGATGAAGAGACTGCAAGAAGGGCGCTTGAGGAGGCGGGAGGAGACCTGGCGGAAGCTCTTATGAAGCTGCAGGAATGA
- a CDS encoding tRNA (adenine-N1)-methyltransferase yields MKPPVVLTRGKYSFLVDRFEGKLHTHHGIINLEELRGKDYGDEVRTHLGVKYRIAPFNPADFFRHFKRGATPIMPKDIGAIIAYTGLSPDSLIFDAGTGSGILAAYLAYFNKYGEVVTVEKRPDFAKIARENFRTAGLKNIHQIVGDALAVADSLKVEFDLITLDMKDDVAFIRKAKEILKPGGHIVVYNPYIEAAREVYLEMERRGFKELEAFELLRVDLDIKRVGTRTSTKVWHTGYLVFGRYLG; encoded by the coding sequence ATGAAGCCTCCGGTTGTTTTAACTAGAGGGAAGTACAGCTTCCTGGTTGACAGGTTTGAAGGTAAGCTCCACACACATCACGGTATAATCAACCTTGAGGAGCTTAGGGGAAAGGACTACGGGGATGAGGTGAGGACGCACCTCGGTGTCAAGTACAGGATTGCCCCCTTCAACCCGGCAGATTTCTTCAGGCACTTCAAGAGAGGTGCAACTCCAATCATGCCCAAGGACATAGGAGCGATAATTGCCTACACCGGCCTATCTCCGGACTCGCTGATTTTCGACGCCGGAACTGGGAGCGGAATTCTTGCTGCCTACCTCGCGTACTTCAACAAGTACGGGGAGGTTGTGACCGTGGAGAAAAGGCCCGACTTTGCTAAAATTGCGAGGGAGAACTTCAGAACTGCAGGATTGAAGAACATTCACCAGATTGTTGGCGACGCTCTGGCTGTTGCGGACTCCCTTAAGGTTGAGTTTGACCTCATCACTCTCGACATGAAGGATGACGTTGCCTTCATTAGGAAGGCGAAAGAAATTCTGAAGCCGGGAGGGCATATCGTTGTTTACAACCCCTACATCGAGGCTGCGAGGGAAGTTTATCTGGAAATGGAAAGGCGCGGATTCAAGGAGCTCGAAGCGTTCGAGTTGCTTAGAGTGGACCTAGACATCAAAAGAGTTGGGACGAGAACCTCAACGAAGGTCTGGCACACAGGCTACCTCGTTTTTGGAAGGTATCTGGGATAG
- a CDS encoding cation:proton antiporter encodes MSEVEQFATIALISLTAFISPLIADKLRVPVVVLEIVLGMIFGVSFLNVIYASEWLSFLSLFGLIFLMFLAGLEIDADVVLKSGHLKRVVAFFALSLALSVALTALMGLNLFYAIILTNVAVGVVVSVLREIGLEKEDFGQLNIVTALVSDFSTMFLLSIYFITGYLQVAFAFLIILVFLAAYRFGKLVIWHFPDFISRWFSDEPSEIGVRGSLAIMILFVGLSSLLGVEAILGAFLAGVLLSITFRGGKKLYDKLYGMGFGFFIPIFFIKTGSELNITQAGEGIGFILLLLAVSVAVKGIPSLIFASNFGLRRAISMGMLQSTKLSLTIAGVAIGVSSGVITEFESTALVTFTIISCLLSPTLFRFLYPRYLPKTR; translated from the coding sequence GTGAGTGAGGTAGAGCAGTTCGCCACCATCGCTTTAATCTCCCTAACCGCCTTCATTTCCCCTTTAATCGCAGACAAGCTAAGGGTTCCGGTAGTTGTTCTTGAGATCGTGCTCGGCATGATTTTCGGTGTTAGCTTCCTTAACGTAATCTACGCTTCCGAATGGCTTTCATTTCTCTCACTTTTCGGCCTCATTTTTCTCATGTTCCTTGCCGGGCTTGAGATTGACGCAGATGTGGTTTTGAAGAGCGGCCATTTAAAGAGGGTTGTAGCGTTCTTCGCCCTCTCACTCGCTCTCAGCGTCGCGTTAACAGCTCTAATGGGATTAAACCTCTTTTACGCTATCATCCTTACAAACGTGGCGGTGGGTGTTGTAGTCTCTGTGCTGAGGGAAATTGGACTGGAAAAGGAGGATTTCGGGCAGCTGAACATAGTAACCGCTCTGGTTTCCGATTTCTCTACGATGTTTCTGCTTTCCATTTACTTCATAACTGGCTACCTGCAGGTAGCCTTTGCCTTCCTGATAATTCTTGTTTTCCTCGCAGCCTACCGCTTCGGTAAGCTGGTGATATGGCACTTTCCTGACTTCATATCGAGGTGGTTCTCGGATGAGCCTTCTGAAATCGGAGTGAGGGGGAGCCTGGCCATCATGATTCTCTTCGTTGGCCTGAGCTCCCTCCTCGGAGTTGAGGCAATTCTGGGAGCTTTCCTTGCGGGAGTTCTGCTTTCGATAACCTTCAGGGGCGGAAAGAAGCTCTACGACAAGCTCTACGGTATGGGTTTTGGATTCTTCATCCCCATCTTCTTCATCAAAACGGGTAGTGAGCTCAATATCACGCAGGCCGGAGAGGGGATTGGTTTCATTCTCCTTCTGCTTGCCGTATCTGTTGCAGTTAAGGGAATTCCATCCCTGATTTTTGCCTCAAACTTCGGTTTGAGAAGGGCGATTTCGATGGGTATGCTTCAGTCCACGAAGCTGAGCCTTACAATCGCCGGTGTGGCAATCGGAGTCTCCTCAGGAGTTATTACCGAGTTCGAGAGCACCGCATTGGTGACATTCACTATAATATCGTGCCTGCTTTCCCCAACGCTTTTCCGCTTCCTCTATCCCAGATACCTTCCAAAAACGAGGTAG
- a CDS encoding potassium channel family protein: MYIVVSTGDRAARIASKLPDCIIIDRDPDSAERLKEKGFNVLNGDASNPEILARFDMGEKIILADNDDFNIKVVKTAKLLGLDVYAVAADEDKCWLYEVEGVSKICGSVEALLSTIFRKNRYFEIQVEAEMEGKTLKEYDAGEDCMVISVFRDGKVLQPFPDLELKAGDLLGLVCGEQVRTTKNPFDNILLLKGDMGEGEIREAEMVAKKFGANLITFEKVGGAYACALEGYGESVELEEAINILKKSDELDLIATTLTEKNKEILKKLVSSFPTLVLSGRDDYRRILALVNTSNPDTIISMAKAFSRFFGKAKALFLDEEQIKHFSKFTETDLEVEVSRGNPMVDAVKEFKSGYDLVILSLSNDIGNIDRDILWKIILDKESSVLVVE; this comes from the coding sequence ATGTACATTGTCGTATCAACCGGAGACAGAGCAGCAAGGATAGCCTCAAAGCTACCAGACTGCATAATCATAGACAGAGACCCTGACTCAGCCGAGAGGCTGAAGGAAAAGGGATTCAACGTTTTAAACGGGGACGCCTCCAATCCTGAAATTCTCGCGAGATTTGACATGGGAGAGAAAATAATTCTTGCAGACAACGACGATTTCAACATTAAGGTTGTAAAAACCGCCAAGCTGCTGGGACTTGACGTTTATGCTGTTGCCGCAGATGAAGACAAGTGCTGGCTTTACGAGGTTGAAGGAGTATCAAAAATTTGCGGCTCGGTTGAAGCTCTGCTGTCAACCATTTTCAGGAAGAACAGGTACTTTGAGATACAAGTTGAGGCTGAAATGGAGGGAAAGACGCTGAAAGAATACGATGCTGGCGAGGATTGCATGGTCATCTCCGTTTTCCGTGATGGAAAAGTCTTACAGCCATTCCCGGACCTTGAGCTGAAGGCGGGAGATTTGCTGGGGCTTGTATGCGGCGAGCAGGTGAGAACCACAAAAAATCCCTTCGACAACATTCTGCTGCTCAAAGGAGACATGGGTGAAGGGGAAATCAGAGAGGCTGAGATGGTAGCCAAGAAGTTCGGAGCGAACCTGATTACCTTTGAAAAAGTCGGTGGCGCTTACGCCTGCGCTCTTGAAGGCTATGGTGAGAGCGTAGAGCTTGAGGAGGCTATCAACATCCTTAAAAAGAGCGACGAGCTTGACCTGATCGCTACGACCTTGACCGAGAAGAACAAAGAAATTCTGAAAAAGCTTGTTTCAAGCTTTCCAACTCTGGTTTTGTCGGGAAGGGATGACTACAGGAGAATTCTCGCTCTTGTTAACACCTCCAACCCGGACACGATAATCAGCATGGCCAAGGCCTTCTCGAGGTTTTTTGGCAAAGCGAAGGCCCTTTTCCTCGACGAGGAGCAGATAAAGCACTTCTCCAAGTTTACGGAAACGGACCTCGAAGTGGAGGTCTCAAGGGGAAACCCCATGGTTGATGCGGTAAAGGAGTTCAAGAGCGGTTACGACCTCGTCATTCTCTCCCTCTCCAATGACATCGGGAACATTGACAGAGACATTCTCTGGAAAATAATTCTCGACAAGGAGTCTTCCGTTCTGGTGGTAGAGTGA
- a CDS encoding 2-isopropylmalate synthase, producing the protein MTTIRVFDTTLRDGEQMPGVSLPLEYKIRIAKQLDKLGVDVIEAGFPSATKGEFESVKEISSLSLNAEICGLARIVKEDIDAAINANVDMVHIFVPTSRIQIEHTVKMSKEEIIEKSVECVEYIKSHGVKCMFSAMDATRTEVEYLKQIFKAVENAKVDIVNVPDTVGVATPFKFYELIKQLREHLKVPIDVHCHNDFGLAVANTYAAVMAGANEVQVTVNGIGERAGNADLAQVVMILHAIEGIKTNIKTEHLFETSKLVERLTGVKMPPNHPIVGENAFSHESGIHAHGVLKEYSTFEPGVVTPEMVGHKRRIVIGKHAGRYQIKKILEEAGYHLDDEKLNQIFEKVKEMGDKGKRVTDLDLFAIAEVVIGELKREEKAILVDEVTVLTGNKITPTAVLNAEVFGHRKVTSAIGVGPVDASLKAVTSLVGESIRITEFRMDAITGGSDALAEVYVTVEDDEGHSFTSRGAAQDIVMASIDAVINAVNYLLRMKRRKS; encoded by the coding sequence ATGACGACAATCAGAGTTTTCGACACCACCCTGAGAGATGGAGAGCAGATGCCCGGAGTTTCGCTCCCCCTTGAATACAAAATCAGAATAGCCAAGCAACTCGACAAGCTCGGCGTGGATGTTATCGAGGCCGGATTCCCTTCAGCAACGAAGGGGGAGTTCGAGTCGGTTAAGGAGATAAGCTCGCTCAGCCTTAATGCTGAAATTTGCGGTCTTGCGAGAATCGTTAAGGAGGATATTGATGCTGCCATTAACGCTAACGTTGATATGGTTCACATTTTCGTCCCCACCTCCAGAATACAGATAGAGCACACCGTAAAGATGTCGAAAGAAGAGATTATTGAAAAATCGGTCGAATGCGTTGAGTACATCAAATCTCACGGCGTAAAATGCATGTTCTCCGCGATGGATGCGACAAGGACGGAGGTTGAATACCTCAAGCAGATTTTCAAGGCCGTTGAAAATGCAAAAGTTGACATCGTGAATGTTCCAGACACCGTCGGTGTAGCGACGCCCTTCAAGTTTTACGAGCTCATCAAGCAGCTGAGGGAGCACCTCAAGGTTCCGATAGACGTCCACTGCCACAACGATTTCGGGCTGGCGGTTGCGAACACCTACGCGGCAGTGATGGCCGGAGCCAATGAGGTGCAGGTGACAGTGAACGGAATTGGGGAGAGGGCCGGTAACGCTGACCTCGCGCAGGTTGTGATGATTCTCCACGCAATCGAGGGGATAAAGACGAACATCAAAACGGAGCACCTCTTCGAGACCTCAAAGCTCGTTGAGAGGCTCACCGGAGTTAAGATGCCACCAAACCACCCGATTGTGGGGGAGAACGCATTCAGCCACGAGAGCGGGATACACGCCCACGGAGTGCTGAAAGAGTACTCAACCTTCGAGCCGGGTGTAGTTACGCCGGAGATGGTCGGACATAAAAGGAGAATCGTCATAGGAAAGCATGCGGGGAGGTATCAAATAAAGAAGATTCTTGAGGAGGCCGGCTACCATCTTGACGACGAGAAGCTGAACCAGATATTCGAGAAGGTAAAGGAGATGGGGGACAAGGGGAAGAGAGTTACAGACCTGGATTTATTTGCCATAGCTGAAGTGGTCATAGGCGAACTGAAGAGGGAAGAGAAGGCCATTCTCGTTGACGAGGTTACAGTTTTGACCGGCAACAAAATCACGCCAACCGCAGTTCTGAACGCCGAGGTTTTCGGTCACAGAAAGGTCACCTCAGCAATCGGTGTGGGGCCTGTTGACGCCTCCCTCAAGGCTGTTACATCTCTGGTTGGGGAGAGCATAAGAATCACGGAATTCAGAATGGACGCCATAACTGGAGGCAGCGATGCTCTTGCTGAGGTTTACGTAACGGTTGAAGACGATGAAGGGCATTCGTTCACATCCAGAGGAGCGGCACAGGACATAGTGATGGCCTCAATCGATGCGGTCATCAATGCAGTTAACTACCTCCTGAGGATGAAGAGGAGAAAGAGCTGA